CGTGCCTAGGCGCCTCCTGGAAGGTCACGTCGCGGTTGCAGCTTTTGACGGTCACTGGGTAATGGGTCGCCTCGGCGAACGCACAGGCAGTGCCGAGCAACAGGGCGAGAGACAGCAGCGAGCGCAGGATCATGAGGGGGTTATCCAGGTGATTCGGGGGTAGCCGGACAAGGGGTGGGTGTCGATCAAGGCATCGACGCCGAACACATCGCGCAGCAGCTCGACGGTCAGCACTTCATGGGGCGTGCCGCTGGCGACGATGCGCCCGTGGTTGATCACGTATAGGCGGTCGCAGAACGCAGCGGCCAGGTTCAGGTCGTGGATGCTGGCCAGGGTGCCGATATTCAAGCGCTTGACCAGCCGCAGCAACTCCAGCTGATAGCGCGGGTCGAGGTGGTTGGTCGGCTCGTCGAGGATCAGCAGGTGCGGTTGCTGGGCCAGGGCGCGGGCGAGGATCACGCGTTGTTTTTCACCACCCGAGAGGGTGGCGAAGCCGTGGTCTTCGAAGCCCAGTAAACCGACCGCTTCAAGCGCCTGCTGAACCAACTGCCGGTCGTGCAGTGTGTCGCCATCGAACAAACCCTTGTGGGGCGTGCGGCCCATGGCGACCACTTCATCCACCCGCAGGCCAAAGGCGTCGGGGAACTCCTGCAACACCACGGCGATACGCTGCGCGCACCACTTCGCGCTTTGCTTCCAGACGTTCTGGTGCTCAAGCAGTACCTCGCCCTGGGCGGGCTTGCTGAAGCGATAGGCGCAGCGCAACAGGCTGGTCTTG
The genomic region above belongs to Pseudomonas sp. S35 and contains:
- a CDS encoding ABC transporter ATP-binding protein; this encodes MTSLTLTRLNWSTANHCHHQFQLRDASLHVGAGEFVGLIGPNGSGKTSLLRCAYRFSKPAQGEVLLEHQNVWKQSAKWCAQRIAVVLQEFPDAFGLRVDEVVAMGRTPHKGLFDGDTLHDRQLVQQALEAVGLLGFEDHGFATLSGGEKQRVILARALAQQPHLLILDEPTNHLDPRYQLELLRLVKRLNIGTLASIHDLNLAAAFCDRLYVINHGRIVASGTPHEVLTVELLRDVFGVDALIDTHPLSGYPRITWITPS